From Triticum aestivum cultivar Chinese Spring chromosome 4A, IWGSC CS RefSeq v2.1, whole genome shotgun sequence, a single genomic window includes:
- the LOC123083449 gene encoding transcription factor MYB53, with the protein MGRSPCCDGEAGVKKGPWTTEEDKLLVNYIQEKGHGSWRRLPKLAGLNRCGKSCRLRWTNYLRPDIKRGRFTDDEEKLIIHLHSLLGNKWSSIATELPGRTDNEIKNYWNTHLRKKLLCMGIDPVTHRPRTDLSLLAGLPGLLAAAGNFGDSGTATTAWNMNALKLQVDAAKFQLLQGLVRALTTAAAPAPAPGMDNLMALLALSNGGQHGGVDQNMLLQQCQWNDMNNLPALTSSAPTSDMFDGFSAGDGLSSTEHGGHGGATGSNVTVDPMEADDQESKKNGGGGMSCEQTPASSPFNGLESLNLMDNLNTDGGWKDLLEQVSWLNSSEL; encoded by the exons ATGGGGCGGTCGCCGTGCTGCGACGGGGAGGCCGGCGTGAAGAAGGGGCCGTGGACAACCGAGGAAGACAAGCTGCTGGTCAACTACATCCAGGAGAAAGGCCACGGCAGCTGGCGCCGCCTGCCCAAGCTCGCCGGCCTCAACCGCTGCGGCAAGAGCTGCCGCCTCCGCTGGACCAACTACCTCCGCCCGGACATCAAGCGGGGACGCTTCACCGATGACGAGGAGAAGCTCATCATCCACCTCCACTCCCTCCTCGGCAACAA GTGGTCGTCGATCGCCACGGAGTTGCCGGGGAGGACGGACAACGAGATCAAGAACTACTGGAACACGCACCTGCGCAAGAAGCTGCTCTGCATGGGCATCGACCCCGTCACGCACCGCCCGCGCACCGACCTCAGCCTGCTCGCCGGGCTCCCGGGTCTCCTCGCGGCAGCCGGTAACTTCGGCGACTCCGGCACGGCCACAACCGCCTGGAACATGAACGCGCTCAAGCTCCAGGTCGACGCCGCCAAGTTCCAGCTGCTGCAGGGCCTGGTGCGCGCACTCACCACCGCGGCGGCTCCCGCGCCCGCGCCCGGCATGGACAACCTCATGGCGCTCCTCGCCCTCAGCAACGGCGGGCAGCACGGCGGAGTCGACCAGAACATGCTGCTCCAGCAGTGCCAGTGGAACGACATGAACAACCTGCCGGCGCTGACCAGCTCAGCGCCGACGAGCGACATGTTCGACGGCTTCAGCGCCGGCGACGGGCTGAGCTCAACGGAGCATGGGGGCCACGGCGGGGCGACCGGGAGCAACGTGACCGTTGATCCAATGGAGGCCGATGACCAGGAGAGCAAGAAAAATGGCGGCGGCGGCATGTCGTGCGAGCAGACGCCGGCGTCGAGCCCTTTCAACGGGCTAGAGAGCCTGAACCTGATGGACAACCTCAACACGGACGGTGGTTGGAAGGATTTGCTAGA GCAAGTGTCATGGCTGAACTCAAGTGAGCTGTGA